Proteins from one Hemitrygon akajei unplaced genomic scaffold, sHemAka1.3 Scf000047, whole genome shotgun sequence genomic window:
- the LOC140720840 gene encoding general transcription factor II-I repeat domain-containing protein 2-like, whose translation MAERKVDFENRGFQGRWEAEYMFADIKGKPVCLLCGDGVAVIKEYNVRRHYETKHHDKYKHLDKKQKLQKVEELKRSLASQQAMFTKAKTQSEAAVKASFIVAAEIAKSARPITEGEFVKNCMMKVCDVVCPDKRQAFSNVSLSRNTVADRVRELATNLQQQLVGKGRDFIAYSLAVDESRDTSDTAQLSIFIRGVDSSLCVTEELLGLRSMHGTTTGKDLFEEVSRCVNIMRLPWDKLVGLTTDGVPAMCGQKSGLVGRIREKMREVNGAGELTAYYCIIHQESLCGKALKMEHIMSTIRRAVNFIRAKGLNHREFKTFLEELDSEYNDLPYHTEVRWLSQGKVLKRCFGLREEICQFMESKGKDTTELRGKKLLCEMAFLCDITSHLNALNLQLQGRGRVITDMYAAVRAFKTKLRLWETQMQQENLSHFPCCQAMKEQVSTAVFPRAKFAEKLSILGADFTRRFADFEAQKSRFELLSNPIAADVESAPTNIQMELIELQCSDTLKAKYDSVGAAQFLRFIPDTMTQLRTQAAQMLSMFGSTYLCEQLFSSMKINTTSHRSRLSDEHLHSILRISSAQSLTPNIDELASKMRCQVSGLD comes from the coding sequence ATGGCTGAACGAAAGGTGGACTTTGAAAACAGGGGTTTTCAAGGCAGGTGGGAGGCAGAGTATATGTTCGCAGATATAAAGGGCAAACCTGTTTGTCTTTTGTGTGGAGACGGTGTGGCTGTAATTAAAGAATATAACGTACGACGACACTATGAAACGAAACACCACGACAAATACAAGCATCTGGACAAGAAACAGAAgctccagaaggtagaagagttgaaaagaagtctggcgtcacagcaggctatgttcacaaaagccaaaacacaaagtgaggctgctgtaaaggctagttttattgtggcagcagagatcGCTAAATCAGCCCGGCCCATTACCGAGGGAGAATTTGTTAAAAACTGCATGATGAAAGTTTGCGACGTCGTGTGCCCAGATAAAAGGCAAGCATTTTCAAATGTGAGCCTGAGCAGAAACACCGTTGCTGACCGTGTACGTGAGCTTGCCACCAATCTACAACAACAgctggtggggaagggaagagattTCATCGCATATTCCCTTGCTGTGGATGAGAGCAGGGACACTTCTGATACTGCCCAATTGTCAATTTTTATTCGTGGAGTGGACTCAAGTCTGTGTGTAACAGAGGAACTTTTGGGATTAAGATCAATGCATGGCACAACTACTGGAAAAGATCTCTTTGAAGAGGTATCCAGATGTGTAAATATAATGAGGCTGCCTTGGGATAAACTTGTGGGACTGACGACAGATGGAGTGCCCGCGATGTGCGGTCAAAAGAGTGGATTGGTGGGCAGGATCCGGGAGAAGATGCGGGAGGTAAATGGCGCAGGTGAGCTGACAGCTTATTATTGCATCATACACCAGGAGTCGTTGTGTGGCAAAGCCTTGAAAATGGAACATATAATGAGCACCATAAGACGAGCAGTTAACTTCATAAGAGCCAAAGGTTTGAATCACCGCGAGTTCAAGACGTTTCTGGAGGAGTTGGATTCAGAATATAATGATTTGCCCTATCACACAGAGGTGCGATGGTTAAGCCAAGGAAAAGTGCTGAAAAGATGTTTCGGGTTGCGTGAGgagatctgtcagttcatggaaagcaaagggaaagacacaacagagctccggggtaaaaagttgctttgtgaaatggcgtttctgtgtgacatcacaagccatctcaatgcgctcaacctgcagcttcaggggcggggtcgtgtgatcacagacatgtacgctgcagtgagggcttttaaaaccaagctgcgcctgtgggagacgcagatgcagcaggaaaacttgagccattttccgtgttgccaagctatgaaagagcaggtttctaccgcagtgttcccacgtgcaaagtttgctgaaaaaCTTAGCATACTTGGTGCCGACTTCACACGGCGATTTGCCGACTTTGAAGCCCAAAAAAGCAGGTTTGAACTGCTCAGTAATCCAATTGCAGCTGACGTGGAAAGCGCACCAACCAACATACAAATGGAGCTGATTGAACTCCAATGTAGTGACACACTCAAGGCAAAGTATGACTCGGTGGGCGCTGCACAGTTTCTACGTTTCATTCCTGACACAATGACCCAGCTGCGTACTCAAGCTGCTCAAATGCTCTCTATGTTtggcagcacatatctgtgtgaacaaCTGTTCTCTTCGATGAAGATAAAcacaacatcacacaggagtcgtctttctgatgaacaccttcactcaattctgaggatttcctcagctcagagcctgactccaaacattgatgaacttgcatccaagatgagatgccaagtatctggcttagactag